A genomic region of Alicyclobacillus sp. SO9 contains the following coding sequences:
- a CDS encoding Glu/Leu/Phe/Val dehydrogenase: MQAQTETNQATNDGTENLDVYSSTQAVIKEALTQLGYDEDMYEILKEPMRVLSVRFPVRMDDGSIQVFTGYRAQHNNAIGPTKGGIRLHPDVNEDEVRALSMWMSVKCGIANLPYGGGKGGIVCDPREMSFSEIERLSRAYVRAISQIVGPTKDIPAPDVFSNSQNMAWMLDEYSHLREFDSPGFITGKPLVLGGSQGRERATARGVAICVEEAAKVKNLELKDARVVIQGFGNAGSYLAKYMSDAGARVVGISDAYGALHDPKGLDIEDLLERRDSFGTVTKLFKNTISNKELLALDCDILVPAAIENQITKENAKDVRAKIIVEAANGPTTTAATKILDDKGTLIVPDVLGNSGGVIVSYFEWVQNNQGYYWTADEVDARLQEVMRHSFHSVYDTARRYHVNMRVAAYIVGVRRMAEAARWRGWV, encoded by the coding sequence ATGCAGGCGCAAACGGAAACGAACCAGGCGACGAACGACGGTACGGAAAACTTGGACGTGTATTCAAGTACGCAGGCAGTTATTAAGGAAGCGCTTACACAATTAGGGTATGACGAGGATATGTATGAAATTCTGAAGGAACCGATGCGTGTGTTGAGCGTGCGCTTTCCGGTTCGGATGGATGATGGTTCGATACAGGTCTTCACCGGGTATCGAGCACAACACAACAATGCCATTGGACCAACCAAAGGCGGAATTCGTTTACATCCAGATGTAAATGAAGATGAAGTGCGTGCCTTGTCCATGTGGATGTCCGTCAAGTGCGGTATTGCAAACCTTCCCTATGGCGGCGGAAAAGGGGGAATTGTTTGCGACCCGCGGGAAATGTCCTTTTCGGAGATTGAGCGTTTAAGCCGTGCATATGTACGAGCTATCAGCCAAATTGTAGGTCCTACGAAGGATATTCCAGCACCGGATGTATTCAGTAACTCTCAAAACATGGCGTGGATGTTGGATGAGTATTCTCACTTGAGAGAATTTGATTCCCCAGGCTTCATCACGGGTAAACCGCTGGTTCTCGGCGGCAGTCAAGGACGTGAGCGAGCGACGGCTCGAGGAGTGGCTATTTGCGTAGAAGAAGCGGCCAAAGTGAAGAACCTGGAGTTGAAGGATGCAAGAGTCGTCATCCAAGGATTCGGGAACGCCGGAAGCTATCTTGCCAAGTACATGAGCGATGCAGGTGCGCGGGTGGTAGGAATTTCTGACGCATATGGAGCATTGCACGACCCCAAGGGTCTTGATATTGAAGACCTGCTGGAGCGCCGGGATTCTTTTGGTACGGTCACAAAATTATTTAAGAACACCATTTCTAACAAAGAACTGCTCGCACTCGATTGTGACATACTGGTACCCGCTGCCATTGAAAATCAGATTACAAAAGAGAATGCGAAAGATGTTCGGGCAAAGATTATTGTAGAGGCAGCAAATGGTCCTACAACAACTGCCGCAACGAAGATCCTTGATGATAAGGGCACATTGATAGTGCCTGATGTTCTTGGCAACTCCGGAGGCGTAATTGTGTCCTATTTTGAATGGGTACAAAACAATCAAGGATACTACTGGACGGCGGACGAGGTGGACGCGCGTTTGCAGGAAGTCATGCGTCACAGCTTTCACTCCGTTTATGACACAGCGCGGCGTTATCACGTGAATATGCGCGTAGCTGCATACATTGTTGGAGTACGCAGAATGGCGGAAGCAGCACGGTGGAGGGGATGGGTGTAA
- a CDS encoding adaptor protein MecA, with amino-acid sequence MRVERIAKDKVRIFISFEDLEDRGIDRDEIWKNGRKVQELFWDMMETAYIEVGFEVAGPIAVEAFTMPTEGVVVIVTRVPSLPSAEEDDDEDEESISLHPDPLTTFVFKLTDFEEVIRLAHALVEYGVNAKLYSYKGAYHLYCDEKSIQEAQYEQLWAILSEYGDFSEATLAVLEEYGTCIFPNHAVEELTERFPI; translated from the coding sequence ATGCGGGTAGAGCGAATCGCAAAAGACAAAGTTAGAATCTTTATCAGTTTTGAAGATCTTGAGGATCGCGGCATTGATAGGGACGAAATTTGGAAAAATGGCCGCAAGGTCCAGGAACTGTTTTGGGATATGATGGAAACTGCTTACATCGAAGTCGGATTCGAAGTAGCAGGTCCAATTGCCGTAGAAGCCTTTACAATGCCCACTGAAGGTGTAGTGGTCATTGTTACAAGGGTACCAAGTTTGCCTAGTGCTGAAGAAGATGACGATGAGGATGAGGAGTCCATTTCGTTGCATCCGGATCCGCTGACGACTTTCGTCTTCAAATTGACTGATTTTGAAGAAGTTATCCGGCTGGCACATGCGCTGGTCGAATATGGCGTTAACGCGAAGCTGTATTCGTATAAAGGTGCTTACCACTTGTATTGTGATGAAAAATCCATTCAAGAAGCACAATATGAACAGTTGTGGGCAATTCTTAGCGAATATGGGGATTTCTCTGAAGCGACACTTGCTGTCCTGGAAGAATACGGGACGTGCATCTTCCCCAATCACGCTGTGGAAGAATTAACTGAACGTTTCCCTATCTGA
- the pepV gene encoding dipeptidase PepV — MFQGFLETHRSEMVESLRELLRIPSVKSAAEPGQPFGAGPSQALQYVLDFARRNGLQVSNLDGYAGHVEFGNGDEYVGVLGHLDVVPAGTGWTHPPFGAELEDGKIYARGAIDDKGPIFGALWSLIMLKELGMNPKRKIRLIFGLDEESDWECVEHYFAKEPAPLGGFTPDADFPMIYAEKGLTTLRAEMAAESESMVPQVIRFEAGHRVNMVPDYAFAEVDCHSETAAQEWETKMFKEARARQIELDVQVQGSLIQLTVHGVSVHGSTPENGVNAICHLASLLGTQSVSNASMWRFIAGIDTEGRSLGIEGEDDITGPLTVNLGLGALNGTTYSFQFNIRFPVDMTLDEILERCRSYISDKWNVESVEYKAPLHLPVDSSVVKVLRKVYDETTGLDSTPLAIGGATYARAIPNCVAFGALFPGREDVAHQSDEYWYVDDYLKCIEIYAHAMYELANTL, encoded by the coding sequence TTGTTTCAAGGTTTTCTCGAAACACATCGAAGCGAAATGGTCGAATCACTCAGAGAATTGCTTCGGATCCCAAGCGTGAAGTCTGCAGCAGAACCTGGTCAGCCCTTCGGTGCTGGACCGAGTCAGGCTTTGCAGTATGTGCTTGACTTCGCACGCCGCAACGGACTTCAAGTTTCCAACCTGGACGGATATGCAGGTCACGTCGAATTCGGAAACGGAGACGAATACGTGGGTGTTTTGGGCCATCTGGATGTGGTTCCTGCCGGAACAGGTTGGACGCATCCGCCATTTGGAGCGGAACTTGAGGATGGAAAGATTTACGCTCGCGGAGCCATTGATGACAAAGGGCCTATTTTTGGCGCTTTGTGGTCGCTCATTATGCTCAAAGAGTTGGGTATGAATCCGAAAAGGAAAATTCGGCTGATTTTTGGGCTCGATGAAGAAAGTGATTGGGAATGCGTCGAACACTATTTTGCAAAAGAACCAGCCCCGTTGGGTGGTTTCACACCTGATGCGGACTTCCCCATGATTTACGCAGAAAAAGGCTTGACTACATTGCGAGCCGAGATGGCGGCTGAGAGCGAGTCCATGGTTCCCCAGGTAATCCGCTTTGAGGCGGGGCACAGAGTGAACATGGTTCCTGACTATGCGTTTGCCGAAGTTGATTGTCATTCCGAGACTGCGGCTCAAGAATGGGAAACCAAAATGTTTAAAGAGGCTCGTGCACGGCAGATTGAGTTGGATGTGCAGGTTCAGGGAAGCCTCATTCAGTTAACGGTTCATGGTGTTTCAGTACACGGCAGCACACCGGAGAACGGTGTCAACGCCATCTGTCATTTGGCTTCTCTATTGGGAACCCAATCGGTTTCGAATGCCTCAATGTGGCGTTTTATTGCGGGCATTGATACTGAAGGACGAAGTCTGGGGATAGAGGGAGAAGACGACATTACTGGACCACTGACTGTAAACCTCGGATTAGGTGCATTAAATGGAACGACTTATTCCTTTCAATTCAACATCCGGTTTCCAGTTGACATGACATTGGATGAAATCCTTGAACGGTGCAGATCCTACATCTCTGACAAGTGGAATGTAGAATCTGTTGAATACAAAGCGCCGTTACACTTACCCGTAGACAGCAGTGTTGTCAAGGTACTGCGAAAAGTATACGATGAGACAACTGGTCTGGACTCAACCCCATTGGCCATTGGCGGAGCGACCTATGCACGTGCTATCCCCAACTGTGTCGCATTTGGTGCGCTGTTTCCGGGTCGTGAGGACGTCGCACACCAGAGCGACGAATATTGGTACGTAGATGACTATTTAAAATGTATTGAGATATATGCACACGCCATGTATGAATTGGCGAATACACTCTAA
- a CDS encoding substrate-binding domain-containing protein, which produces MTVTIYDVAREAQVSMATVSRVLNGTAVVKDETKRRVLQAIADLGYRPNAVARGLASKKTKSIGVIVPDVSAAFFAEVVRGIEDIAAMYSYQIILTNSDSDLEREVDLVGTMWEKQVDGIIYMTNHLKSEHVDAFEQAQIPVVLCATEDPERRIPSVNIDNRQAGRDAANYLLDRGVGKIGFVTTDAEVSVLADRRWLGVASCVSEENLFRIQVGKGTYQHALPIIQDYLKQHQLDGIIASSDELGLASVHAVQDIGNKVPDDVKVIAFDNTRLANMVRPEMTVVAQPMYDFGAVSMRLLTKLLFDEPVDNLTVILQHNVVERSST; this is translated from the coding sequence TTGACTGTCACCATCTACGATGTAGCAAGAGAAGCACAAGTATCCATGGCCACCGTTTCACGGGTTCTCAATGGAACTGCCGTTGTGAAGGACGAGACCAAACGTCGCGTGTTGCAAGCCATCGCCGATTTGGGCTATCGCCCAAATGCCGTAGCACGTGGGTTGGCAAGCAAAAAAACAAAGTCAATTGGAGTGATTGTACCAGACGTCTCAGCAGCATTTTTTGCTGAAGTCGTCCGGGGCATCGAAGATATAGCGGCCATGTATTCGTACCAAATTATTCTCACAAACTCTGACTCAGACCTAGAACGTGAAGTGGATTTGGTCGGAACGATGTGGGAAAAGCAAGTGGACGGTATCATATATATGACAAACCATCTTAAAAGCGAACACGTGGATGCGTTTGAACAGGCACAAATTCCAGTCGTCCTATGTGCTACAGAAGACCCTGAGCGACGGATTCCATCCGTCAATATTGATAACCGCCAAGCAGGGAGAGACGCCGCGAACTACCTCCTCGACCGCGGCGTTGGCAAAATTGGATTTGTCACAACCGATGCGGAAGTCTCAGTGTTGGCCGACAGGCGTTGGCTTGGGGTAGCATCGTGCGTCTCCGAAGAGAACCTTTTTCGCATTCAAGTCGGAAAAGGCACCTACCAACACGCACTGCCCATTATTCAGGACTACCTAAAGCAACATCAGTTGGACGGCATCATTGCTTCATCAGACGAACTTGGGCTTGCATCGGTGCACGCAGTTCAGGATATTGGGAATAAGGTACCGGATGATGTCAAAGTAATTGCGTTCGATAACACGAGGTTAGCAAACATGGTGCGTCCCGAAATGACCGTCGTTGCCCAGCCGATGTACGATTTTGGAGCTGTCTCCATGAGGTTGCTAACCAAGCTGCTATTCGATGAGCCTGTTGACAACCTTACCGTGATATTGCAGCACAACGTAGTAGAACGTTCATCCACTTAA
- a CDS encoding ATP-dependent helicase, which yields MNENTSKQLTDEQSRIVLQSFQTMSVFAAPGSGKTTVLTEHILFQLRQSLLQPAEVMAVTFTKQAAKEMASRLASNWKEPNRVRLEAVHIGTFHSQMFGLLLAKNPNIPVLLDPAEQFQMMKTALQLQSLPDSVQHVHKALMRSSKLKSQWPVKNDQNKQNRRLLQEYETLKSRSHRWDFDDILVHACLLFDNEAADSPQLPVRYILVDEFQDTNDIQWEILTRMVKSLDAKLFVVGDDDQSIYGFRGANPAWLVDFKRWYPESLSFTLTVNFRSDREIIRTAASLIEHNQRRRSKTIVGHSSQKGIVQTVIWESEEQEAASVARWIKENVNSGTLAVLARTRKQLEQTWSLLPKRCQQVVEFRTFHDAKGKEWDTVHIVGAVKLNPYLSENPTSVADLEEERRLFYVAITRARHSLYIHSPTRVQRNKTRPSVFITECAFQKV from the coding sequence ATGAACGAAAACACCTCGAAGCAGTTGACCGACGAGCAGTCCCGCATTGTGCTGCAGTCGTTTCAAACGATGAGTGTCTTTGCGGCTCCTGGCAGCGGTAAGACAACAGTCCTAACCGAACACATTTTGTTTCAGCTGCGGCAGAGTCTGTTGCAGCCGGCGGAAGTCATGGCAGTAACTTTTACGAAACAAGCGGCAAAGGAAATGGCGTCTCGACTTGCAAGCAACTGGAAGGAGCCAAACCGAGTCCGTCTCGAAGCGGTTCACATTGGCACCTTCCATTCGCAAATGTTCGGACTGCTTTTGGCGAAAAATCCAAATATCCCGGTATTGCTGGACCCGGCGGAACAGTTTCAAATGATGAAAACAGCGTTGCAGCTTCAATCTCTTCCCGACTCAGTACAACACGTTCACAAAGCGCTTATGAGGTCGTCCAAACTTAAGTCGCAGTGGCCAGTTAAAAACGACCAGAACAAGCAAAACCGAAGACTGCTGCAGGAATATGAAACGTTGAAAAGCCGTTCACACCGTTGGGACTTCGACGATATCCTCGTTCACGCCTGCCTGCTCTTTGACAACGAAGCCGCAGACAGCCCACAGCTTCCCGTACGATATATTCTTGTCGATGAGTTTCAGGATACGAATGACATACAATGGGAGATTCTTACGCGTATGGTGAAGTCACTGGATGCTAAGCTGTTTGTCGTGGGGGATGATGACCAGAGCATATATGGATTCAGAGGAGCAAACCCCGCATGGCTGGTAGACTTTAAACGTTGGTACCCGGAGTCGCTCTCGTTCACTCTGACTGTCAATTTCAGGTCTGACAGGGAAATCATTCGAACGGCTGCATCCCTGATTGAGCACAATCAACGGCGCCGGAGCAAGACTATAGTCGGACACAGCAGTCAGAAGGGAATTGTACAAACAGTTATTTGGGAGTCAGAGGAACAAGAGGCAGCCTCTGTTGCAAGGTGGATTAAAGAAAATGTCAACAGCGGTACGTTGGCAGTTCTTGCACGAACGCGAAAGCAATTGGAACAAACCTGGTCTTTGCTGCCAAAGCGTTGTCAACAGGTTGTTGAATTCCGAACCTTTCATGACGCGAAGGGAAAAGAGTGGGATACCGTCCATATCGTTGGAGCCGTTAAACTAAACCCCTATCTTTCAGAGAATCCCACTTCAGTGGCAGACCTAGAAGAAGAGCGACGTTTGTTCTACGTAGCGATTACCAGAGCTCGCCACAGTCTTTATATCCATTCGCCGACTCGCGTGCAAAGAAATAAGACAAGGCCGTCCGTGTTTATCACTGAATGTGCGTTTCAGAAAGTGTGA
- a CDS encoding metallophosphoesterase, translated as MPIYALGDLHLSLFVDKPMDIFGQTWEHHTEQIEANWRTVVNNNDTVLLPGDLSWGMTLDEAVPDLEWMARLPGHQIMIRGNHDYWWHGITRLRQTLATNQTAIQNDAVVAEGYAICGTRGWLLPSHPQFDVNDEPIFRRELERLRLSLTAASKLDMPIIAMLHYPPCSSNNHQTEFTEILESYNVKVCIYGHLHGPTHRFAFEGEQNGVTYRLVSADFVNFSPIRLNP; from the coding sequence ATGCCAATATATGCACTTGGAGATTTGCATCTATCCTTATTCGTCGATAAACCCATGGATATTTTTGGACAAACTTGGGAACATCATACGGAACAAATTGAAGCCAATTGGAGAACCGTGGTCAATAACAATGACACCGTTCTTCTCCCTGGAGACTTGTCGTGGGGCATGACGTTGGACGAGGCAGTACCAGATCTTGAATGGATGGCGCGCCTTCCGGGACATCAGATAATGATAAGAGGTAATCATGACTACTGGTGGCATGGCATCACTCGACTGCGGCAAACTCTTGCAACGAACCAGACTGCCATACAAAACGATGCCGTGGTTGCCGAAGGGTATGCAATTTGCGGCACCAGAGGGTGGCTGCTTCCGTCACATCCGCAATTTGATGTGAACGATGAACCTATCTTCCGCCGTGAACTTGAGCGTCTGCGTTTATCATTGACTGCGGCATCCAAGTTGGACATGCCCATTATTGCAATGCTGCACTATCCACCTTGCAGTTCAAATAACCATCAGACCGAATTCACAGAAATACTAGAGAGCTACAATGTAAAAGTCTGCATTTACGGTCATTTACACGGTCCAACCCATCGGTTTGCCTTTGAAGGAGAACAAAATGGAGTTACATATCGCTTAGTCAGTGCTGATTTCGTAAACTTCAGTCCAATTCGATTGAACCCCTGA
- a CDS encoding class I SAM-dependent methyltransferase, whose amino-acid sequence MDYQDVLALVGASSAHPGGMKSTLYWMDQLPLEESIKVLEVGCGTGRTLTHLCKVYGCQGTGVDVRSSMIAKAKQRSDAQGVQIEWRVADATALPFENGAFDIIVTESVNVFIRDISTALGEYLRVLKPGGIYLDVEMTLMAPVDEKWKEGVKKVYGAEFVPGMKGWKQKFRDSGFKTVRIIHSQPISPMDMMSAGAEVPDLLDLSTPGSFQDPSVLEVLQANSNWMDQHFRELGFAVITAEKAPA is encoded by the coding sequence ATGGATTATCAAGATGTATTGGCTCTAGTCGGCGCCTCAAGTGCACACCCAGGAGGTATGAAGTCAACGCTGTATTGGATGGACCAGCTTCCATTAGAAGAATCCATCAAAGTCCTTGAAGTCGGTTGCGGAACCGGTCGCACTTTGACTCACTTGTGCAAAGTCTACGGCTGTCAGGGAACCGGAGTTGATGTTAGGTCGTCGATGATTGCAAAGGCCAAACAAAGGTCTGATGCACAAGGTGTTCAGATTGAATGGAGAGTAGCGGATGCTACGGCGTTGCCGTTTGAAAATGGCGCGTTCGACATTATCGTGACTGAGTCTGTCAATGTGTTCATAAGAGACATTTCTACGGCCCTCGGCGAGTACTTGAGAGTTCTTAAGCCAGGCGGCATTTATCTGGACGTTGAAATGACACTTATGGCACCAGTCGATGAAAAATGGAAAGAAGGAGTGAAAAAGGTCTACGGAGCCGAATTTGTCCCAGGGATGAAAGGTTGGAAACAGAAGTTCCGTGACAGCGGTTTTAAGACTGTCAGAATTATTCATTCACAACCTATTAGTCCAATGGATATGATGAGCGCGGGTGCCGAAGTGCCAGACCTTCTGGACCTTTCAACACCGGGTTCGTTCCAAGACCCAAGTGTTCTTGAAGTGTTGCAGGCAAATTCGAATTGGATGGATCAGCATTTCCGGGAACTTGGTTTCGCTGTCATTACGGCTGAAAAAGCCCCTGCGTGA
- a CDS encoding C40 family peptidase, with translation MSRVLRVTSTVLVAVSTAPLPSHELQTQPAYSQGRQEKSTNSRQRLALQRRYLLQKVPVATKTSIIYALSDNRMVRMSQSQTLVAEPHKKSKPANKAKVTVTKSGSTTKKHSDKDSQPQPSVKPLAVHKPVSRGTSFESLTRSHSNEGVRIAKYALTFVGKPYRWGGESPAGFDCSGLVQYVYRHYHIGLPRTSYAQFKVGRWVAESHLHPGDLVFFSTDNGGASHVAIYVGNGLIVQSLNPSTGVIVSHLDNPYYRSRFVGARRPW, from the coding sequence GTGAGTCGCGTTTTGCGTGTAACGTCCACCGTGCTGGTCGCTGTCTCCACGGCTCCGCTTCCGAGCCACGAGCTTCAGACGCAACCTGCGTACAGTCAGGGCAGGCAGGAGAAATCGACGAACTCGCGGCAACGTTTGGCGCTTCAACGCAGGTACCTTCTACAGAAAGTGCCTGTGGCGACAAAAACCAGCATTATCTACGCATTGTCGGATAATCGGATGGTTAGAATGTCGCAGAGTCAAACGCTGGTAGCAGAACCACACAAGAAATCAAAACCAGCGAATAAGGCCAAGGTTACGGTTACAAAGTCGGGCAGTACAACCAAGAAGCATTCCGACAAAGACTCTCAGCCTCAACCTTCCGTAAAGCCTCTGGCGGTTCACAAGCCAGTCAGCAGGGGAACCAGCTTTGAAAGCTTAACCCGCAGTCATTCCAATGAAGGGGTAAGGATTGCGAAATACGCGCTTACATTTGTGGGCAAACCCTATAGATGGGGTGGGGAAAGTCCGGCTGGATTTGATTGCTCCGGTTTGGTACAGTACGTCTACCGTCACTATCATATCGGTCTGCCGCGCACTTCCTACGCCCAATTCAAAGTAGGAAGATGGGTGGCAGAGAGTCACCTACATCCAGGCGATCTTGTTTTCTTCTCAACCGACAACGGCGGCGCTTCCCATGTGGCTATCTACGTTGGAAACGGGCTCATTGTTCAGTCTCTCAATCCTTCAACTGGAGTGATTGTCAGCCACTTAGACAATCCATACTACAGGTCAAGGTTTGTCGGTGCGCGGCGTCCATGGTAG
- a CDS encoding YfiT family bacillithiol transferase, with the protein MDVKYPIGRAKLPEGITSDDIERWTSEVEDAPAQLRAAVNGLSAGQLDTPYRPLGWTVRQVIHHLADTHVNTYLNFKHALTEETPVMPATDINRWANLSDSVQGDMNLSLDLFASIQMRWALLLKTMSLSDFEKTMLHPSGEHRPLWRLLGTYAWHSQHHTAHITELRKSRGWV; encoded by the coding sequence ATGGATGTAAAGTATCCAATTGGTCGTGCGAAGCTTCCCGAAGGGATTACAAGCGACGATATTGAACGTTGGACAAGTGAAGTAGAAGATGCGCCGGCGCAACTGCGTGCGGCCGTGAATGGACTGAGTGCCGGACAACTGGATACTCCGTATCGTCCTTTAGGGTGGACTGTTCGACAGGTAATTCATCATCTGGCCGACACGCATGTTAATACGTATTTGAACTTCAAACACGCATTGACGGAAGAGACACCCGTCATGCCCGCAACAGACATCAACCGCTGGGCAAATCTCTCGGATTCTGTGCAGGGGGATATGAATCTGTCTCTGGATTTGTTTGCTTCGATACAAATGCGTTGGGCCTTGTTGCTAAAGACCATGTCGCTGTCTGACTTTGAAAAAACAATGCTGCATCCAAGCGGTGAACACCGTCCGCTGTGGCGCCTGCTGGGAACCTATGCTTGGCACAGTCAACACCATACCGCTCACATTACGGAGCTTCGCAAAAGTCGAGGCTGGGTGTAG
- a CDS encoding L-threonine 3-dehydrogenase — MKRILVTGALGQIGSELVQQLRNTYGADNVVASDIRAKSGQEAQIGPFEVLDVTDGKRMAQVVKQYNADAIIHLAALLSSTAETKPQLAWNLNMGGLVNALEVSRELGCQLFSPSSIAAFGPDTPRIFTPQDTIQRPTSMYGVTKVAGELLCDYYYQKFGVDTRGLRFPGLISYVAPPGGGTTDYAVEIYYEAVRNGRYTSYIAPGTFMDMMYMPDALDAVVNLMEADASRLKHRNAFNISAMSFAPEQIAHAIQQHIPDFRMDYEVDPVRQSIADSWPDSIDSSQAAEEWGFKAKYDLERTTKDMLSKLRSKLHVGQQS, encoded by the coding sequence ATGAAAAGAATTTTGGTGACTGGGGCACTGGGCCAAATCGGGTCGGAATTGGTACAGCAACTTCGAAACACCTATGGAGCAGACAATGTCGTAGCTTCTGACATTCGTGCCAAAAGCGGACAAGAAGCACAGATTGGGCCGTTTGAGGTTCTCGATGTCACCGACGGAAAGCGAATGGCACAGGTTGTGAAGCAATACAACGCCGACGCAATCATCCATTTGGCAGCCTTGTTATCTTCCACAGCGGAGACAAAACCTCAATTAGCGTGGAATTTGAACATGGGCGGTCTGGTTAATGCACTTGAGGTTTCAAGAGAGTTGGGGTGTCAACTGTTTTCTCCAAGTTCGATTGCCGCCTTTGGACCCGACACACCGAGAATTTTCACGCCTCAAGACACAATTCAGAGACCGACAAGTATGTATGGTGTGACAAAAGTCGCGGGAGAACTTCTGTGTGACTACTACTATCAGAAATTTGGCGTTGACACTCGCGGGCTGCGGTTTCCAGGTTTAATCTCATATGTCGCTCCCCCTGGGGGCGGTACAACCGACTACGCCGTAGAGATCTACTATGAAGCTGTCCGCAACGGGCGTTACACGTCCTACATTGCTCCAGGTACGTTCATGGACATGATGTACATGCCCGACGCACTGGACGCTGTGGTAAACTTAATGGAGGCTGATGCTTCAAGATTGAAGCACCGGAATGCTTTTAATATTTCGGCTATGAGCTTTGCACCGGAACAGATTGCTCACGCTATTCAGCAACATATTCCGGACTTTCGGATGGATTATGAGGTTGATCCCGTTCGCCAATCTATTGCGGACAGTTGGCCCGATTCTATTGACTCCTCTCAGGCAGCCGAGGAATGGGGATTTAAAGCAAAGTATGACTTAGAACGAACCACGAAGGATATGCTTTCCAAACTCCGGAGCAAACTGCACGTAGGTCAACAGTCGTAG
- a CDS encoding glycine C-acetyltransferase: protein MSSKTLESFLKENLAELKEQGLYNVIDTLESSNGPVIKIHGKELINLSSNNYLGLATDERLVSASIQATQKYGVGAGAVRTINGTLEVHDKLEQKLAEFKHTEAAIAFQSGFNCNMGAISAVMDKNDGILSDELNHASIIDGCRLSRAKIIRFNHSDMADLRAKAKEAKESGQYNKLMVITDGVFSMDGDIAKLPEIVEIAEEFDLITYVDDAHGSGVLGNGAGTVKHFGLSDRIDFQIGTLSKAIGVVGGYVAGRKDLIDWLKVRARPFLFSTSLTPSAAAACTEAVDILLHSSDLQNRLWDNANYFKRGLKQIGFDIGHSETPITPCIIGDEVLTQQFSKRLYEEGVYAKSIVYPTVPKGTGRVRNMPTAAHSRELLDRALAIYEKIGKELHILK from the coding sequence ATGTCCAGTAAAACGCTTGAGTCTTTTTTGAAGGAAAATCTCGCAGAATTGAAGGAACAGGGCCTGTACAATGTGATTGATACTTTGGAAAGCTCCAACGGTCCAGTCATCAAGATTCACGGAAAAGAGCTCATTAACCTATCCTCAAACAATTATCTGGGCCTTGCGACAGACGAAAGACTAGTAAGCGCTTCCATCCAAGCTACACAAAAGTACGGTGTCGGTGCCGGTGCTGTGCGTACCATTAACGGTACATTAGAAGTCCATGATAAGCTTGAACAAAAGCTTGCTGAATTCAAACATACCGAGGCCGCCATTGCCTTTCAATCCGGCTTTAACTGTAATATGGGCGCGATTTCCGCAGTAATGGATAAGAACGACGGTATTCTTTCGGACGAATTGAACCATGCATCAATTATTGACGGCTGTCGCTTGTCGAGAGCAAAGATTATACGATTCAATCACTCCGACATGGCTGACTTACGGGCAAAGGCAAAAGAAGCCAAGGAATCTGGGCAATACAATAAACTGATGGTGATTACGGACGGCGTCTTTTCCATGGACGGAGACATCGCCAAATTACCCGAAATTGTCGAGATTGCTGAGGAATTTGACTTAATTACATACGTCGATGACGCCCACGGATCAGGAGTACTCGGAAATGGCGCTGGAACTGTCAAACACTTTGGACTGTCAGATCGCATCGATTTCCAAATTGGAACTCTGTCAAAAGCAATTGGCGTAGTCGGGGGATACGTTGCCGGACGCAAGGATTTGATTGACTGGCTGAAAGTGCGTGCTCGGCCCTTTCTCTTCTCCACTTCACTGACACCGAGTGCCGCTGCTGCCTGTACCGAAGCAGTTGATATCCTTCTGCACAGCAGTGACCTGCAAAACCGTCTCTGGGATAATGCAAACTACTTCAAACGAGGATTAAAGCAGATTGGCTTTGATATTGGTCACAGTGAAACTCCAATCACGCCTTGTATCATTGGCGACGAAGTTCTGACGCAACAGTTTAGCAAGCGTCTGTATGAAGAGGGCGTCTATGCGAAGTCCATTGTCTACCCAACTGTACCCAAAGGCACGGGCCGCGTTCGCAATATGCCTACTGCAGCCCACTCTCGGGAGCTTTTGGATAGGGCGCTGGCCATCTACGAGAAGATTGGCAAAGAGCTACATATTCTGAAGTGA